The Corynebacterium qintianiae genome has a window encoding:
- the recO gene encoding DNA repair protein RecO — protein MASRQSYRDRAFVVRTYDFGEADRVVVLLTKNHGLVRSVAKGVRKSRSRFGSRIQPFVDIDVQLYPGRNLATITAADTVAYFAGRIIEDFDRYAAGCAILETAEKLSYSNADEGSELFDATRTALDNLQRADQHPTLVLDAFILRATERAGWGLSLFDCANCQAPGPHKAFNAPAGGAVCNSCRPPGSADVDPETLHVMWLIQNGRPAQTDTVEQVHRLTTAHLQWHLESAVKSLRIMEQA, from the coding sequence GTGGCCTCGAGGCAGAGCTACCGCGACCGCGCGTTCGTCGTGCGCACCTACGACTTCGGTGAGGCTGACCGCGTGGTGGTGCTGCTGACCAAAAACCACGGTTTGGTGCGCAGTGTGGCCAAGGGAGTTCGCAAATCCCGCTCGCGTTTCGGCTCGCGCATCCAGCCGTTCGTGGACATCGACGTCCAGCTCTACCCCGGCCGCAACCTCGCCACCATCACCGCCGCCGACACGGTCGCGTACTTCGCCGGCCGCATCATCGAGGACTTCGACCGCTACGCCGCCGGCTGCGCGATCCTGGAAACCGCCGAGAAGCTGAGCTACTCCAACGCAGACGAGGGCAGCGAGCTTTTCGACGCCACCCGCACCGCCCTGGACAACCTCCAACGCGCCGACCAGCACCCGACGCTGGTGCTCGACGCCTTCATCCTCCGCGCCACCGAGCGCGCCGGTTGGGGCCTGAGCCTGTTCGATTGCGCCAACTGCCAGGCCCCGGGCCCGCACAAGGCGTTCAATGCGCCCGCGGGCGGGGCCGTGTGCAACAGCTGCCGCCCGCCTGGTTCCGCGGACGTGGACCCGGAGACGCTGCACGTGATGTGGCTGATCCAGAACGGCCGCCCGGCGCAGACCGACACGGTGGAGCAGGTGCACCGCCTGACCACAGCGCACCTGCAGTGGCACCTGGAGTCGGCCGTGAAGAGTTTGAGAATCATGGAGCAGGCATAA
- the era gene encoding GTPase Era, which yields MEQNTPDGFRSGFVSFVGRPNTGKSTLTNALVGEKIAIMADQPETTRHPIRGIINREDAQVIVVDTPGVHRPRTLLGERLNDVVRDTFADVDVIGFTVPADEKIGPGDRFILEQIRETKPDAPIVGIVTKLDKTSKDTVGERLIELHELLGPDAEVVPVSATSGVQLDVLLDILVNNLPEGPQFYPEGHVTDEDTETRISELIREEALQGLREELPHSVAVQIDEMLPDPDNPDKLKIYAVMFLERPGQKKIIEGPGGRRLSGIVHRARKQIIELLGQNVFLDLRIKVLKNWQQDPKSLGRLGF from the coding sequence ATGGAACAAAACACGCCTGATGGCTTCCGCTCCGGCTTCGTCAGCTTCGTCGGCCGCCCGAACACGGGTAAGTCGACCCTGACGAACGCGCTGGTGGGGGAGAAGATCGCCATCATGGCGGACCAGCCGGAGACGACGCGCCACCCGATCCGCGGCATCATCAACCGCGAGGACGCGCAGGTCATCGTCGTTGACACGCCCGGTGTCCACCGCCCGCGCACGCTGCTGGGCGAGAGGCTGAACGACGTTGTCCGGGACACGTTCGCCGACGTCGACGTCATCGGCTTCACCGTGCCCGCAGACGAGAAGATCGGCCCGGGCGACCGCTTCATCCTGGAGCAGATCCGCGAGACGAAGCCGGACGCGCCGATCGTCGGCATCGTCACCAAGCTGGACAAGACAAGCAAAGACACCGTCGGCGAGCGCCTCATTGAGCTCCACGAGCTTCTCGGCCCGGACGCGGAGGTCGTCCCGGTCTCCGCGACCAGCGGCGTGCAGCTCGACGTCCTGCTCGACATCCTGGTTAACAACCTCCCCGAGGGCCCGCAGTTCTACCCCGAGGGCCACGTCACGGACGAGGACACCGAGACCCGGATCTCCGAGCTCATCCGTGAGGAGGCGCTGCAGGGCCTGCGCGAGGAGCTGCCGCACTCGGTGGCGGTGCAGATCGACGAGATGCTCCCGGACCCGGATAACCCGGACAAGCTGAAGATCTACGCGGTGATGTTCCTGGAGCGCCCGGGGCAGAAGAAGATCATCGAGGGCCCGGGCGGGCGGCGGCTGTCCGGAATTGTGCACCGCGCGCGCAAGCAGATCATCGAGCTGCTGGGCCAGAACGTGTTCCTGGACCTGCGCATCAAGGTGCTGAAGAACTGGCAGCAGGACCCGAAGTCGCTGGGACGCCTCGGGTTCTAA
- a CDS encoding HNH endonuclease signature motif containing protein, producing MGKLASLIDVYTDALEQLCAIFEDPSSVSLNDVRGEMERFEKASSKKAFLDAAFAHVCVRDNAGRLVGGNWASDYLEKALDISRAEAFRRIDRGKDLFDPAPPPPPPPGDADSPGEDNSGLFPPRPGAKQKAREDAREVSAEKQAIIDRELRQLTKHAAGERPGIFARAMKEALTRTPEDLRGVVRRMVDRANRKHRPVSDPNAGFDKRNVFFSPRKSDGTRTMSVLLTDAHYALVKALLDQNSGPGSNVDTESTDDSRLPGQRKFDQLWNIMMQYEHGRQAKNRGAASVVVSITLDDLAEADYNTTFMTNTGVELTCFDLVRLGMGGTEDFILQIDRATGVPLSLGRVRLASVEQRIVALAIQGVCAWTGCSVPTSEAEIHHIMSYIRGGRTDMHNLAALCRRHHRWNNDARDGSHGRSHVDRDPVTGRIAVVNPDGSIEFNDTGGFHESSWAKLFARGRLSGLDDPGQPPDPPIFPAA from the coding sequence ATGGGCAAGCTCGCCTCGCTTATCGACGTCTACACCGACGCCTTGGAGCAGCTCTGCGCCATCTTCGAAGACCCTTCTTCCGTTTCTTTGAATGACGTTCGCGGGGAGATGGAGCGCTTCGAAAAGGCTTCCTCCAAGAAGGCCTTCCTCGACGCCGCCTTCGCCCACGTGTGCGTCCGGGATAACGCCGGGCGACTCGTCGGCGGCAACTGGGCCAGCGACTATTTAGAGAAGGCGTTGGATATTTCGCGCGCGGAGGCCTTCCGGCGCATTGACCGGGGCAAGGACCTGTTCGATCCCGCCCCTCCCCCTCCTCCACCGCCGGGTGACGCAGATAGCCCTGGCGAAGACAATTCTGGTTTGTTCCCTCCCCGCCCCGGTGCAAAGCAGAAGGCGCGGGAAGACGCCCGGGAGGTCTCCGCAGAGAAGCAGGCCATCATTGACCGCGAACTGCGCCAGTTGACCAAGCACGCCGCCGGCGAGCGCCCCGGGATCTTCGCCCGGGCGATGAAAGAGGCGCTGACGCGCACGCCCGAGGACCTCCGCGGCGTAGTGCGCCGCATGGTCGACCGCGCCAACCGCAAGCACCGGCCAGTGAGTGACCCGAACGCGGGTTTTGACAAGCGCAACGTTTTCTTCTCCCCGAGGAAATCCGACGGCACCCGCACCATGAGCGTCTTGCTGACCGACGCCCATTACGCCCTAGTCAAAGCGCTGCTCGACCAGAACTCGGGTCCCGGTTCCAACGTGGACACCGAATCCACGGACGATTCCCGTTTGCCGGGCCAGCGGAAGTTCGACCAGCTGTGGAACATCATGATGCAGTACGAGCACGGCCGGCAGGCGAAGAACCGTGGCGCCGCCTCCGTGGTCGTGTCAATCACGCTGGATGACCTCGCCGAGGCCGACTACAACACCACGTTCATGACCAACACCGGCGTGGAGCTGACCTGCTTCGACCTCGTCCGCCTCGGCATGGGCGGGACCGAGGACTTTATTTTGCAGATCGACCGCGCCACCGGGGTACCCCTCTCACTGGGCCGCGTACGCCTCGCCAGCGTGGAACAGCGCATTGTGGCACTCGCCATCCAGGGGGTCTGCGCGTGGACCGGGTGCTCGGTGCCCACCTCCGAGGCCGAGATCCACCACATCATGTCCTACATCCGCGGCGGCCGCACCGACATGCACAACCTCGCCGCCCTGTGCCGGCGACACCACAGGTGGAACAACGACGCACGGGACGGCTCTCACGGAAGATCCCACGTCGACCGCGACCCGGTTACCGGGCGAATCGCGGTGGTCAACCCCGACGGCAGCATCGAGTTCAACGACACCGGCGGGTTCCACGAATCCTCGTGGGCGAAGCTGTTTGCGCGGGGACGGTTGAGCGGGCTCGACGACCCGGGCCAGCCGCCCGACCCGCCGATCTTTCCCGCCGCCTAG